The Nymphaea colorata isolate Beijing-Zhang1983 chromosome 11, ASM883128v2, whole genome shotgun sequence genome includes the window AGTGTCCACATGATTGGTTGTTCCCTCAATGCTTTGCAGTGGTGAGTTATGCATCCATATTGGACTTCACTCAGTCAGGAAATACACAATCTTTGATGGTACCTGGGCATAACTGAGTTTGTTGAAATTCTAGTTTTAGAATATTTCAATACGCACAGATGTGCACTTAAAAACATATAGGTGTACCCACATTTTTTAGATGAATTTTCTTCTCCCATATCTGGACCTATCAATGATATCTATCATGCTTTCGGCAAGTTATGCtaattgaaaatcaagttttttgtggttttccattttatatgcAAAGAATTGTATACCTGTTCTTTGGTAGCTGGCATGGTTCAGCGTTGTCTTGTCTGTTTCCATGTTCATGCTTCATGGGAAAGATGTATGGGTGCAACAGTGACTAGAAAAAGTTCTTGTTGGAATATATGAAGTGATAGGTCAGTtcaaaagacaaacaaaaagatCTAGTTATACAACCAAATTTTTTAGATTGGCTGGTGTAGCAGGTGAGCTGGTACTTTGCTTGTGTTGGCTCACGTGGCTTTGATgagtttatatttttcttgtttagcTGGTGTGGATGTGGCAGAGGTAATGCATTTCACATGCTTGCTTTAGAGTTCGGGAAATATAACTTAAAACCTGGCTTCAATTTGAACAGCAGACTACTTGAAGCAAAATGTGTGCTATTGGTGGTTTGTACATAATCTCCTCTTGGATCTTTACCTCAAACTTTATGTGGTCCTGGGATGATGTTCCATACATGAACTTTGCACTGAGGTTGGAACATGCCCAAACTCAAAGATGAAAGAGTTCGAAGTAAACAAGAATATTTAGAGAgatgagagaaaggaaaagaagaatatgaaaGAGATAGGGGAGGGTCTGTTGAAGATTAATGATATTATGGTAGACAACCATAATTCCCGTTGCTTCTCTTCTTGTTCCATAAGTTATCAATGTTGTGACATGAAGGACAAGTGTCTTGTGGGTACCATAATATGGCTTACCTACAAGTTTAGGGTTGTGATTGAGAGGTATTCTTTATTTCATCCTGTCTCTGCATATGGTATTGATAACGTGATTTCTGGCTTCAACACTATAGGTTCATCATGGAGGAGCAGGTACGACAGCCACGGGGCTGAAGGCAGGGGTAAGAATCTCCACAAAAAGCTACTCTCACGTATCCTAATATGTGGATGGTTTTATATTTGTTAAATAGTTTATGCCTAAGCAAGGTGGCAGCATTCAATAAATAAAGGATGTCATCCCTACCAAGTTAGAATAAATAGAAAACAGTACCTAAATTAGCATATTGTATAAATCATCAACTACAAAAATCATCGAACACCATCAAAGCAACTTCCACATGTATTCAAGGAGAATACTCAAATTGTATGTTGAAAACGGATTAAAACACAGTAGTAACAAAAGTCATTCTTTGCCAACTCATCATTTTCAGATATGAGCCTTCAGtacttttttattaattattcattcaattttctcattttcaagaaTGCTCCATATTCAATTTTGAAGCACAAACATATCACTATTTCTATGAAAGGTTCCTGTCAGCCATATGACGACTAATCTCAttgctcgttttctattttcaatgTTTTGACAGTGCCCTACTACCGTCATACCATTTTTTGGTGATCAATTCTTTTGGGGTGACAGAGTACACGAAAAAGGTGTTGGTCCTGCACCAATACCTATTTCTGAACTCAGTGTAGAGAGATTATCAAATGCAATCAACTTTATGCTTGATCCTGAGGTAATACTCCCAAACAATGTGATACTTTATCATGCCTTTCTATAGTGACGGATAAACATGTCATTTGTGCTTCGTGTAGAAATATTTTTCACTATTGTCATCATATTGATTGTCTAAAGCTGCTCAAGTGCAAAGCATCTCATAGAATCAAACCTATACTGCGATATTCTGGAAGGCTTTAGAAGAACATTGATACATGCATGAATATGCAGCCTTCTGCTGCCAAATACTGGTGCTATCtaagaaaatgaacaccttcctcttaacatttttttttttgcttaaacagTGAACAGTTACTTGAAATATAATGCCTTATCTTGTTTGGTTTTGTTTAACAGTTTTTCTGTTTGCCTTTTTGACTACTCTGTGATGAATGGTTGCTTAGCATGTCCGTCGGTTAAGGAATTATTGAAATATATACATTCATCTTTTTCCTCTGCATTTTAGGTTATTTGGGCTATTTTTTTTGCAGGTTTGACAATTGTTTTTGTCCCATGACATGGATATTCTATTCTTACTTTCATTTTTGTTAGCCATTTGAATTCCTGTTCTCTGTTTATTCTCTTAACTCTTGATCGAACTGTTGCGTATTCATTTCTATCGTGACTTTCAATTTGTAGATCGCTTGCCAGCTATGTGCATCATTAGGTTGACACTTTTATTAGAGGAGCTGTTTGGTAGTTGCAGGCCTATGGGCATTGGAATAATGCTTTTCTTCTGCGTTCTCTTTGTCGACATCAACTGGGAAATGGCGACAGACTTGTTAGTTGTTATGTTTGTGTTAATAACTCAGCATTGAGTCTATTGATTCAATGAGAGTTAGGGCTTCCAAATCTATGATATTGGTTCCCTTTTAGATACATAGTACTAGTGCCTTTCTCAAATGTTCAAGCAGTGCTTCTTAACCTATGGAACTCATCCGCCCTCAAATCGTCTTCTAGGTGAAAATACGAGCACTGGAATTAGCAAAAGCTATTGGAAGTGAAGATGGTGTGGCTGAAGCAGTAAACTCCTTTCACCGTCATTTACCTCCAGAATTACCATTGCCGGCTATCGCCTCAGAAGAAACAGGAAACCCCGTTCAGTCAATAATTTTGACAATGGAGAAATGGTGGTACCTGCCCTGTATCTCTTAGGTTTTTATTCCTGATAAAAAGGACTTGGTAATattctttcattgttttttgtCGTGCTCCTATTTTtcctataattttttaatgtggGGCATGGCattataaataagaaaagaagtaCAAAAGCTATCTTTCCCGCTCCATTAAAGGAACTCCTATTTTGATTTGGTTCGTATAATGATGTAACGCACGTGAAAAGTGGATCAAGAAACAATTAATTTTGTTTCGGTATCGTCTGTATGTATTCAGGTTATCATTGTAGATAAGATATCTTCATCAGTTCCTAATCTTCATTCATCTTCTGGGGCACCTGAATTTTTGTTATCAGTCATCGTTCAACTGTAGCCAGAGTCGTGATCCGCAATCGGAATTGATTACCGACTCTTAGTTTGGTTGTTGATGAGCGCAATCACGGTGGCTGCCGTTAACATCATATATTAGTATCTGGTTCAGGTTTGGACTCAGATTGAAATGCACAGCTGCACCCAATGTTCAATTCCAATTGTTGATGCGGTTCTGGCTTGCTACCAAATATGGACAGGTAGAATTCATGTCCCTTCACATGACCAACCTGAGTTCAAGGTATTTTTTAAGAATGAGATCGAGAATTTCGAATGAAATCGACAAAATTCAAATTAGAATATCTGGAAACCCAGTTTAACGAAAATCTAAAACTTTGTCATTCAATTTCTACCAGTGCGGCCACCACCAGCCACGGCGCCCACCatcgccgccaccaccaccaccactgccGTCATAAAGGATATCCATTAGCGTAACTGAATCAATCGACCTCATGGGCTTCCTCCATGCAAAACGTCCGAAGCAACCCTTTGCCCTGAGTCCTTATAAATAACCATCGCCAAAATCAGCCAACCACAAACacgaagagagaaagagacagggAGGTCCATGGCGTCCATAACCAAGATGGCCATATTCATGCTTCTGGTAGGCCTTTTGTTGCCGGCATCAGGCAGGCAGTTGCCATTCCAGGCGGCAGTGGCCACCATTGAAGGAGGCGGCGGCCTCATGCAATGCTGGGAGGCTCTGTGGGAGCTGCGATCCTGCAGTGCGGAGATCATACTCTTCTTCCTGAATGGGGAGTCGTATTTGGGGATGGGTTGCTGCGGTGCTATCCGGATGATCACTTACAACTGCTGGCCATCGATGCTTTCTTCCCTGGGGTTCACGGCCGAGGAAGGTGACATACTCAAGGGCTATTGTGGTGCCATCGTTGCAACGCCGCCGGAATCTGGTGATGGAGGTGCGGTGCCTCCTGTTGGTCCGATGATCTGAATGGCGGTGGTGATAATGCTGGTGTTTCAATTCCCTTGCgtcttcgtttttttttctcttttaagtCGCTTATGTTTCCCTTACTGCTGACCGCGAGGAATTCTGGAATTCTGTAGTCGCTTGATGGTCTGTGAGAGACTCTGTTGTcctttcattatatatatatatatatatatatgtatatatatatatatatatacttttttacCAACTACCTTTTTGTTATAGCAATTATGCTTAAATAAATCGATAATAACATAAGCATGATACGCAGGCCTTAATCCATGATGATGATAAAGTTAACCTGATATTGTTCACGTAAAGAACATCAGACACAGAGAACACACGCACATTCAGAGACACACCAACGCATTAAAGAAATCCAGAGACGAGCCTGGACACAGAACCGCAGCAGCAGAGCTTTGTAACCTAAAAGAAATGGTGGTGCTTCTTTCCTGATGCCTCCTCGGCCTCCCTTTTATCCTCCTTCCTCTCATGGTGCTCGTGGAAAGCGTAGCCGCCGGCGCCgatggcagcagcagcagcaagctCCTCCTCTATCTTGTGCCTGCGGGCATGCTCCGGATCCTTCTCTGACTGATGCTTCTCATGCTGCCAATTAGTCTTTATGTTAGTCTCCAACTATGAGAAACTTGTAAGCCAACTATTTGAATTCGCCTTGATAATCTCAGAAAAAGTCAGGGTAGCTCTAGAATATACTCATAGAAAGAATGTAATCTGAAATTGTGAATAAAATAAGAAGCACATCAAAGACTTCCCAAAGATCAGTCAATTTGGACATTACCAGAAATTGTGAATAAAATAAGACGCACATCAAAGGGTTTCCAAGATCGGTCAATTTGGAAATTACCAGAGCAAAAGCACCAGCAGCTGCTGATCCGAGCTCACCGAGCCGCTCATGGTGTTTGtgctctttctcctccttcctgTAGTCGACTGCCGGCGCAGGAGATGGTACATCTTCCTGATTCtggtggtgatggtgatggtgatgatgatggtggtgcTCAGCCATGGTGATGTCAGAGAACGAAGACGAAGACAATCCAAAAGAAAGCAACGAAACTGTGTAGCTGTAGAAACAGGGGAGATGGAGAAAGGAGGGAGGCAAGGGACTATTTGTATGCCAAAGAGCAAAGAAGTAGGGGCTCCAAACTTCACACGCTTAGATAAAGGACTCCATGGACGGCTCAGATTGCTTTTTTGTTGGTTAATTAATCTCAGCCGATGAGATTATTGCGACTTCTAACTGCATTTGTGCGCAAGAATAGCGgtcaaaaaaattagaaataacggatatatattatcatcaaatatttttttattggaatttcTATCGTTCATGGAATTTGCCATTTAAGAAACTCtatatgtttgtttattttgatttttcaccATATACGTTTCCATTGTTGTTTTGGTAAAAAGCTCAACAGTCCAACAATGTTGGATCTTGGGTATGGATCGGAGACTCCATCTTTTCTGATACAAATGGAAATGGATCCCCTTTCAGATCGACCAGAACCAAAAATAGACCCGTCTCAACCGCCAGGGGTTGCCAGATTCAAAATTCACGGATGAGGATCACAGCTATCACAGTAAGATCCAAGAACATATTGTTTATGATATTTATAAGTTTAGTCCTGTAACGAAAATTGTAGAAAGTTTGTCAAGTTTTATATATCCGTTGGAGGTTTGTCATCATGTCTCTTcggagacatccgataaaattggaacgatacagAGAAGATTAGCATGGCCCCTGCGCAAGGATGACACGCACAAATCGAGAAatggtccaaatttttttttgtccttgtctATGTATAGACATTTTGTAGAAAGAATCCAATGACTTAAATACTTTTAGATGGACTATTAAGGGAGtactttttctttatgaaatcacctgaatatatttttttccttacaaATTATGTCGTGCAAGTCAGACTCTGTAAGGCGGTTTTTCTTGTTTGCTACTGATCTTGGTTCGATAATCAAGTCCTTATAGTGAACTCTAttgattttattaatttttctggATTTGACCAAGAACGATGAAGTAGCAAACCGGATTCCCATGTTTTCTGATACCAATGGAAACGGATCCTTTTTAAAATgatgagaacaaaaaaataaacaggtaTCAATaggcatttaatttttctatccTCTAAATATCATGGTTTTTCATTATTATACTAATGGTTTTTATACATTTctgcattttaatatgtatgGTCAATTGGAAATTAAAGTTTTTCCTCAAATTTTCTCtcataaatttaattttttcttaatacTGCCATATTGCCCATGAGGATATATTGGAATCCCTAGACTCCCTGACCCTGCGTAATTAAAGttctttctcaaattttctcttataaataaatttaattCTGTTTGATACTGCCACATTGCCCATAAAGGAAATATTGGAATCCATAATCTCCAACTCTGGGCCCATTGGATCACAgagacccgacccgacccgactGGGGTTATTGTTTGCCTTATTTGGCTAGACAGGAGATAAATTCTGCCCACATCCAACCAAAGATGGCTGCCTTCTCGTCTACTGCATGGGACTTAATTTAAGGAAGCCTCGTGGCCGACccgaatccaaattcaatattGATGCTGAATCTGGATTTTAGTCATATCCAAAACGCAAACCATTGCGGATCAAGTTTCGATCCCTTATACAATAACCCAAGAAAAGTTTCCTCCTCTCAACGTGCATCCACTTTGCATAGAGAAATTTCCAAATCAATTAAGAAGCTCAGATCCAAAGAGGAGATTCGATGCATCAGATCTGGATCGAGGTTAAACAGAACCCGATCTACTCCGAAATCGCCTATATTGTCTGCGTGTTAGAATCTGGGCCATACACGTGGCATTCATCCAACGAATAGGCACCATCCACGTATCAGGGAGCCAATGGAAGCAGCCAACAGCCTCATGGGGCCCACACGCTTCACGCGCTCTCGGAAGATGGTGGCCAGATGTTTTCAGaacaaacttttagtttttaccacaaaaatcatgaaaaaggaagaggatacttgatttttttttttttggactcCAGAGTGAGTCCGAGAAACTTTATAACTGACGTTTCTAAATAATCAGAGTCAAATTTTAGGCTACGGAAGTTCGTGATGAATCCAAATTCCTTGATGATGTGAAATTACTAGGCACTCAGAGTTAAACGTATAGTTTTTAATGTGTAAAATGGATTTAACTGACACCCTCAGTTTAAATTAAGAATCTACCAAAACACATCTTTTCTATTAAACATAACTTTAGGAAATCCGATTCAACTTGTTACCAAatctaacttaaatgatttcaaatgaGATGGAAATTTGGATACATCAATCCATTTATACACCAATCTTTCGCGGTGTAAAAAAGGGTACAGTCCAAGTACAATAACctaatgttttcaaaattttttgctcGCTCAATAATATTTTTCCTAACAAGGCgggacatctctctctctctctctgtggtttTAAAGATCTTCGGCCAACCGAGATTTTTCGGTGGCTGTGTCATATAGTGCGAAGTTGAGAGTCACGTCTGTTTCTTCTGTTTCCAATCACCAGAAAAAAGcgaaaaatttgagaaaaacgAACGATCGGttcgctctctctctcggaTTTTAAATATCCACCTTCGAATTGTGAGAGTTTCCACATTTCAGGAGCGCCGGTTCATTAAcactccctctctttctctctctctccatctccgCCTCTCTCTCTGACGGGATGAAGAAATCGGCGACCTTGTTCACGTCCATGGCTGCCGCCTCCGCCACCTTGCTCTCCGCCTCGGCTCTCCCCAGCGATTCCAGGAGCCTGAATTCCCAGGAGGTAAACTTCCCCGCCCTTAACCGTTTGCTCATGGTTTGGTTGGTCTGGGAAAGCGGGTTCCAATCCCCAACTCTTTTTGGGCCTGCGTTTGGGGTAGCTCTTGCTTTCGTCGGTTTGTTCCAAGAGCCCGATGGCTTTCGCGCTGCCCTAGTGACGACCCACCTTGTTATTACTCATGGCTTCCCAGATTCACTTGGATCCATGGCTGCTTGTGGAATCCAAGGCGTGTTGGGGAATAACAGTTTCCGCACCAGCAATGactttttttgctttcatgCTTCCCCTAGGAATCCCTTTCTCAGCACCCAGTTTTTTGCAATGGGCCCTGTTTGTTTCGGAGGAGGGAAGTTTAAATGGCTTACCCTGTTATTCCCATCTGAGGAATTGTTTTGCACGGAAAACTCGAAAGTTTCCTGTGAGTCTTTCGCCTGCTGTTTCCATAGGCtactttcttaccttttttgTGAGGAAACGCCAGGGTTGCCCTGGGAACAaaatttccaataaatgctGGAATCCAAACGCAGCTCTGGCCTGTTCTTCACGCGTGTCTGACAAGAAGGAATGAGTCAGACGTGAGAAGCACGTTTCGTCAAACGCTGAGAACTCCTTTCCTCAgcagaagaaacaagaaagccATATTTATTCCGCTCTCTTTTCATAAGAAACGCTTGCTTTTCATAAGAAATGCTATTGAAACATGCGTTTCTTTCAGATTGAGACTAAGGAGGCCTTTGGTACTCTGAAAATTTCAGGACCCACCTTTTTCACCGCATACCGAGTAgggaaaatatttcaaaacaaatagTCGAACTTTTCCCCTAGAAATTTCACTCCATGAAGTAAGAACACAGGTGAAAATTTTCATGCCAAATTTCCTTGGAAAATATTTCGGAGCTATTAAACGCCCCCTGAGATTGGGTTTTCAAAAGAATTGGGAGGACACTGCCACTCAGAATTTCTAAATTTCTAACTAGCTCTTGTTTCCAATTTCCAATGTCCGTTTGTTTTGCATTTATGTCTCAAATTTTCACGAGAAAGTAATTGGTAATTCCGCGATTGAGAGTTTCACCCTTGTGGAATAAG containing:
- the LOC116264576 gene encoding egg cell-secreted protein 1.3-like isoform X1, whose product is MASITKMAIFMLLVGLLLPASGRQLPFQAAVATIEGGGGLMQCWEALWELRSCSAEIILFFLNGESYLGMGCCGAIRMITYNCWPSMLSSLGFTAEEGDILKGYCGAIVATPPESGDGGAVPPVGPMI
- the LOC116264577 gene encoding abscisic stress-ripening protein 2, which codes for MAEHHHHHHHHHHHQNQEDVPSPAPAVDYRKEEKEHKHHERLGELGSAAAGAFALHEKHQSEKDPEHARRHKIEEELAAAAAIGAGGYAFHEHHERKEDKREAEEASGKKHHHFF
- the LOC116264576 gene encoding egg cell-secreted protein 1.3-like isoform X2, translated to MASITKMAIFMLLVGLLLPASGRQLPFQAAVATIEGGGGLMQCWEALWELRSCSAEIILFFLNGESYLGMGCCGAIRMITYNCWPSMLSSLGFTAEEGDILKGYCGAIVATPPESGDGGLNP